The following are encoded together in the Pleurocapsa sp. FMAR1 genome:
- a CDS encoding leucyl aminopeptidase, whose protein sequence is MQIKATNTALLDWTGDLLAVGILEGETELLGDLAKLDEKLAATISELIADEEFEGKAGTTAVSRVGGKNPVRKIALVGLGKAQDLKLDSWRSAAAAIARLATKEKTLGISLPNGSESAEDIAQSMTEAIILALHQDNRFKSKPEDKEPKLETIDLIGLAGQDRAIANAQIIADGVIFARELVNAPANEVTPVTMAQKAQQLAKEYGLEIKILEQADCEKFEQGMGAYLGVGQASDIPPKFIHLTYKPQGTAKRKVAIVGKSVTFDSGGLNLKPSGSGIETMKMDMGGGAATLGTAKAIARLKPDVEVHFICAATENMISGKAMRPGDILKAANGKTIEVNNTDAEGRLTLADALVYAEKLEVDAIVDLATLTGACIVALGNNIAGLWSTDDTLATEMKKAAESAGEKFWQLPMEEKYFEGLKSEIADMKNTGPRPGGSITAALFLKQFIKDTPWMHLDVAGPVWADSPNGVNNKGATGFPVRTLVNWVNS, encoded by the coding sequence ATGCAAATCAAAGCAACCAATACAGCATTACTAGACTGGACTGGCGACTTGCTAGCAGTTGGTATCTTAGAAGGTGAAACGGAGCTTCTAGGAGACTTAGCTAAGTTAGATGAGAAATTAGCAGCGACAATTTCTGAATTAATTGCTGACGAAGAATTTGAGGGAAAAGCTGGTACTACTGCCGTAAGTCGTGTTGGAGGCAAAAATCCCGTGCGTAAAATTGCTTTAGTTGGCTTAGGTAAAGCCCAGGATTTAAAATTAGATAGCTGGCGTAGTGCAGCAGCAGCGATCGCTCGCCTAGCGACCAAAGAGAAGACTTTAGGAATCAGCTTACCTAACGGATCAGAATCAGCAGAAGATATCGCTCAGAGTATGACTGAGGCAATTATTCTCGCTCTTCATCAAGATAATCGCTTTAAATCTAAACCTGAAGATAAAGAACCTAAATTAGAAACAATCGATCTAATTGGCTTAGCTGGACAAGATCGAGCGATCGCTAATGCTCAAATCATTGCCGATGGTGTAATTTTTGCCAGAGAATTAGTTAATGCCCCTGCTAACGAGGTTACTCCCGTAACTATGGCCCAAAAGGCACAACAGTTAGCAAAAGAGTATGGCTTGGAAATAAAAATCTTGGAACAAGCAGACTGTGAAAAATTTGAGCAGGGCATGGGTGCGTACTTAGGAGTTGGACAAGCTTCAGATATACCACCCAAGTTTATTCATCTGACTTATAAGCCCCAAGGTACAGCTAAACGTAAAGTAGCCATTGTCGGTAAAAGTGTAACCTTTGATTCTGGTGGTTTGAACCTTAAACCTAGCGGTAGTGGCATTGAAACCATGAAAATGGATATGGGCGGTGGTGCAGCTACTCTGGGGACAGCAAAAGCGATCGCCAGGCTTAAGCCTGATGTGGAAGTTCACTTTATCTGTGCTGCTACAGAGAATATGATTAGCGGTAAGGCAATGCGCCCAGGAGACATTCTTAAAGCCGCAAATGGTAAAACTATTGAAGTTAACAATACGGACGCAGAGGGTAGACTTACTCTGGCAGATGCTTTAGTCTATGCAGAAAAATTAGAGGTAGATGCGATCGTCGATCTGGCGACTCTCACTGGGGCTTGTATTGTAGCTTTGGGCAACAATATTGCTGGACTGTGGAGTACTGACGATACTTTGGCAACAGAAATGAAAAAGGCTGCGGAGTCAGCAGGGGAAAAGTTTTGGCAGCTACCAATGGAAGAAAAATATTTTGAAGGCTTGAAGTCAGAGATTGCTGACATGAAAAATACTGGACCACGTCCTGGTGGTTCAATTACTGCTGCTTTGTTCCTCAAACAATTTATCAAAGATACACCTTGGATGCATTTAGATGTAGCAGGACCAGTTTGGGCAGATTCTCCTAATGGTGTTAATAATAAAGGGGCAACAGGTTTTCCCGTGAGGACTTTAGTTAACTGGGTAAATAGCTAG
- a CDS encoding iron uptake porin, whose protein sequence is MLKILRNLLLASPAIVALVLGCELSASAESASEVKDNTQLLDQINNYSQEGKTNPRNQVTNVNQLRDVSPTDWAYEALRSLVDRYGCIAGYPNQTYRGDQPLTRYEFAAGLNSCLNQIERLIASQGSVSQEDLDTINRLQQEFEAELATLGGRVDELETRTATLEDNQFSTTTKLEGEAVFGITNDFNNTDLNKTVFQDRIRLAFVSSFFGKDALYTRLDAANAGFGFQTKDGNGDPVDLQTGALTYQTGDTGNDIVIGWLAYYFPLGEKIDVYLPAAFPLWVDFVPSLSPYLDSFTGATGSLSSFAESSPIYKIGLPSGGGIGFNFKPVDFVTVSAGYFGGDSANPIGAEDGGLFNEEYSALGQVTLSLLDEKLQIAGTYVLGQFGATDNTIYDLGVGTALARQPFGEGVRVAANSYGVEAAYQLGDKLALNAFGMYSNTKEAAGNGNADIWSYGAGLSFPDFGKEGNLAALFAGVEPYAGDESNPIHLEGLYKYQFSDNISVTPGVVYIINPNGNDTDDDGIIGVLRTTFTF, encoded by the coding sequence ATGTTGAAAATATTACGTAATTTGTTGTTGGCATCTCCAGCAATAGTAGCTTTGGTATTAGGCTGTGAGTTATCAGCCTCTGCTGAGTCAGCTTCAGAAGTAAAAGACAATACTCAACTGCTAGATCAAATCAATAACTATAGTCAAGAAGGGAAGACCAATCCTCGTAATCAGGTAACTAACGTCAATCAGTTAAGAGATGTTTCTCCTACAGATTGGGCTTATGAAGCTTTACGTAGTCTCGTTGACCGCTATGGCTGTATTGCTGGTTATCCAAATCAAACCTACCGTGGCGATCAGCCCCTAACTCGTTATGAGTTTGCTGCTGGTTTAAACTCTTGCTTAAACCAAATTGAACGCTTGATTGCTTCTCAAGGATCGGTTAGTCAAGAAGACCTTGATACTATCAATCGTCTTCAACAAGAGTTTGAAGCAGAATTAGCTACCTTGGGTGGTCGGGTTGACGAACTTGAAACTCGCACCGCTACTTTAGAAGATAACCAATTTTCTACTACTACCAAATTAGAAGGAGAAGCCGTTTTTGGGATCACCAATGATTTTAATAACACTGATCTTAATAAGACAGTATTTCAAGATAGGATACGTTTAGCTTTTGTATCTAGTTTCTTTGGAAAAGATGCTCTATACACTCGTCTTGATGCTGCAAACGCTGGATTTGGTTTTCAAACCAAAGACGGAAATGGAGATCCTGTCGATCTTCAGACTGGTGCTTTAACCTATCAGACTGGTGACACTGGTAACGATATCGTTATCGGCTGGTTGGCTTACTATTTCCCCCTTGGTGAAAAAATCGATGTTTACCTGCCTGCTGCTTTCCCTCTATGGGTTGACTTTGTTCCTTCTCTTAGCCCTTATTTAGATTCATTTACTGGTGCTACTGGCTCTCTTTCCAGCTTTGCTGAGTCTAGTCCTATCTATAAGATTGGTTTACCTTCGGGTGGTGGTATTGGTTTTAACTTCAAACCTGTAGATTTTGTTACCGTCAGTGCTGGCTACTTTGGTGGAGATTCGGCTAACCCAATCGGAGCTGAAGATGGTGGTTTATTCAACGAAGAATATTCTGCTTTGGGTCAGGTTACTCTTAGCCTTTTAGATGAAAAACTACAGATAGCTGGTACATATGTACTAGGTCAGTTTGGTGCGACTGATAACACTATTTATGACTTAGGGGTGGGTACTGCTTTGGCAAGACAGCCCTTTGGCGAAGGTGTTAGAGTTGCTGCTAACTCCTACGGTGTAGAAGCTGCATATCAACTGGGAGACAAGCTTGCCCTAAATGCTTTTGGTATGTATAGCAATACTAAAGAAGCTGCTGGTAACGGTAATGCAGATATATGGTCTTATGGTGCTGGGCTTTCATTCCCCGATTTCGGCAAAGAAGGTAACCTGGCTGCTCTATTTGCTGGTGTAGAACCCTATGCAGGAGATGAAAGCAATCCTATTCACCTTGAAGGCTTGTACAAATATCAATTCAGTGACAATATCTCAGTTACTCCAGGTGTGGTTTATATAATCAACCCCAACGGCAACGATACAGATGATGATGGCATAATCGGTGTGCTTAGAACAACCTTTACTTTCTAG
- a CDS encoding class I SAM-dependent methyltransferase — MNKKTEIPLANFNEAEYLRLNRDISDAVQRGDFAFGWEHYLRFGINEERPGLSQTSAIVEQLTKNIVSIPVPPPVLRTRVHGAEAMSEFHKIGKVVALDLESTIYSNRIQLGDRSKILDFGCGCGRIITWFQNLYPQSKFYGSDIDGEAIAWCQSNLANRGEFLVNKNLPPLPFADDFFDLVYSISIFTHLPEEMQFVWLKELNRVCRKGAYLLLTVHGSHCFPVKTEEAKAEFAHNGFYYLVGDGTSGLPEFYQNCYHTEAYIRDRWSDFFEIRQIVTKGVANFQDLVICSNK; from the coding sequence ATGAACAAAAAAACAGAAATACCTTTAGCAAACTTTAATGAAGCTGAATATCTTCGATTGAATCGGGATATATCAGATGCAGTGCAGCGAGGTGATTTTGCATTTGGCTGGGAACACTATTTGAGGTTTGGAATCAATGAAGAAAGACCTGGATTAAGCCAGACCAGCGCAATTGTCGAGCAGCTAACAAAAAATATTGTTTCCATACCCGTTCCACCTCCTGTCTTAAGGACTAGAGTACATGGTGCAGAAGCAATGTCGGAGTTTCATAAAATAGGTAAAGTAGTTGCCTTAGATCTTGAATCTACTATTTATTCTAATCGTATTCAGCTTGGCGATCGCAGTAAGATCCTCGACTTTGGCTGTGGTTGTGGTCGAATTATTACCTGGTTTCAAAATCTCTATCCCCAGAGCAAGTTTTACGGGAGTGATATAGACGGCGAAGCTATAGCTTGGTGTCAGTCAAATCTGGCAAATCGAGGCGAATTTTTGGTAAATAAAAATCTACCGCCATTACCCTTTGCCGATGATTTCTTCGATCTGGTATACTCTATTTCTATATTTACTCATCTACCCGAAGAGATGCAGTTTGTCTGGCTCAAAGAACTAAATAGAGTTTGCAGAAAAGGGGCGTATTTATTATTGACGGTTCATGGAAGTCACTGTTTTCCTGTGAAGACAGAAGAAGCAAAAGCTGAATTTGCTCATAACGGTTTTTATTACTTAGTAGGTGATGGCACCAGCGGACTACCAGAATTTTATCAAAACTGCTATCACACTGAAGCCTATATTCGCGATCGCTGGAGTGATTTTTTTGAAATTCGACAAATTGTCACCAAAGGAGTTGCCAACTTTCAAGATTTAGTTATCTGTTCTAATAAGTGA
- the psbC gene encoding photosystem II reaction center protein CP43 — protein sequence MVTLSNPAVSGAGRDINSTGFAWWAGNARLINLSGKLLGAHVAHAGLIVFWTGAMTIYEVAHYVPDKPMYEQGMILIPHLATLGWGVGPGGEVINTYPYFVVGVLHLISSAVLGLGGIYHALRGPEKLEEYSNFFSQDWKDKNQMTNIIGYHLILLGLGAFLLVFKAMFFGGVYDSWAPGGGDVRLITNPTLNPATIFGYLTSSPFGGEGWIVGVNNMEDIIGGHIWVGLICIAGGVFHILTKPFGWARRALIWNGEAYLSYSLAAVSMMSFIAACYIWFNNTAYPSEFYGPTNAEASQAQAFTFLARDQQMGANIGSSQGPTGLGKYLMRSPTGEIILGGETMRFWDFRGPWLEPMRGPNGIDLDKIRNDIQPWQLRRAAEYMTHAPNASINSVGGIITESNSFNFVNIRQWLASFQFVMAFFFLVGHWWHAGRSRATAGGFEKGIERETEPTLFMPDLD from the coding sequence GTGGTAACGCTCTCTAATCCTGCTGTCAGTGGCGCAGGTCGCGACATTAATTCCACCGGCTTTGCCTGGTGGGCGGGCAATGCTCGTTTAATCAATCTTTCCGGTAAGCTTCTGGGCGCGCACGTCGCTCACGCTGGCTTAATTGTCTTCTGGACTGGTGCGATGACTATCTATGAAGTTGCACACTATGTTCCTGACAAGCCCATGTATGAACAGGGCATGATCCTTATTCCCCACCTAGCCACATTAGGCTGGGGCGTAGGTCCTGGTGGTGAAGTAATTAATACTTACCCCTATTTCGTAGTTGGTGTTTTACACCTAATCTCTTCCGCTGTTCTTGGTTTGGGTGGTATTTACCATGCACTGCGTGGTCCAGAGAAACTAGAAGAATATTCAAACTTTTTCAGTCAAGACTGGAAAGACAAAAACCAAATGACTAATATCATTGGTTATCACCTAATTCTGCTGGGACTTGGTGCATTTCTATTAGTCTTTAAGGCTATGTTCTTTGGTGGTGTATATGACTCCTGGGCTCCTGGTGGTGGAGATGTTCGTCTCATTACTAACCCCACTCTCAACCCTGCCACAATCTTTGGCTATCTAACGTCTTCTCCTTTTGGTGGCGAGGGCTGGATTGTTGGTGTTAACAACATGGAAGACATCATCGGTGGTCATATATGGGTTGGCTTGATCTGTATTGCTGGCGGTGTGTTCCATATTTTGACTAAGCCTTTTGGTTGGGCGCGTCGTGCTTTGATTTGGAATGGCGAGGCTTATCTTTCCTATAGTCTTGCTGCTGTATCCATGATGTCCTTCATCGCTGCTTGCTATATCTGGTTTAATAACACTGCTTATCCCAGTGAGTTTTACGGTCCTACAAATGCCGAAGCTTCTCAAGCACAAGCCTTTACTTTCTTAGCTCGTGACCAACAAATGGGTGCGAACATTGGTTCATCTCAAGGTCCTACAGGCTTAGGTAAATACCTAATGCGCTCTCCTACTGGTGAAATCATTCTTGGTGGAGAAACAATGCGTTTTTGGGATTTCCGCGGTCCTTGGTTAGAGCCTATGCGTGGTCCTAACGGTATTGACCTCGACAAAATTAGAAATGACATTCAGCCTTGGCAATTACGTCGTGCTGCTGAGTATATGACTCATGCTCCTAATGCTTCGATCAACTCTGTTGGTGGTATTATCACTGAGTCTAACTCTTTTAACTTCGTAAATATTCGTCAGTGGCTGGCTTCATTCCAGTTCGTTATGGCTTTCTTCTTCCTAGTGGGTCACTGGTGGCACGCGGGTAGATCAAGAGCCACTGCTGGTGGTTTTGAAAAAGGTATCGAACGGGAAACCGAACCTACATTATTTATGCCTGACTTAGACTAA
- the psbD gene encoding photosystem II D2 protein (photosystem q(a) protein), which yields MTIAVGRAPSQQGIFDAVDDWLKRDRFVFVGWSGILLFPCAYMAIGGWLTCTTFVTSWYTHGLASSYLEGCNFLTVAASTPADSMGHSLLFLWGPEAGWSFTRWCQIGGLWAFVALHGAFALIGFMLRQFEISRLVGIRPYNAIAFSGPIAVFVSVFLLYPLGQSSWFFAPSLGVAGIFRFILFVQGFHNFTLNPFHMMGVAGVLGGALLCAIHGATVENTLFDDGGEADTFRAFEPTQAEETYSMVTANRFWSQIFGIAFSNKRWLHFFMLFVPVTGLWMASIGIIGIALNLRAYDFVSQELRAAEDPEFETFYTKNILLNEGLRAWMASQDQPHQNFEFPEEVLPRGNAL from the coding sequence ATGACAATAGCAGTAGGACGCGCGCCGTCACAACAGGGCATCTTTGATGCAGTTGATGACTGGCTAAAACGCGATCGCTTTGTATTCGTAGGCTGGTCGGGTATTCTTCTATTCCCCTGTGCCTACATGGCAATTGGTGGTTGGCTAACCTGCACCACTTTCGTGACAAGCTGGTACACCCACGGTTTAGCTTCTTCATACCTAGAAGGATGCAACTTCCTAACCGTAGCCGCATCAACCCCAGCAGACAGCATGGGTCACTCCCTGTTGTTCCTTTGGGGGCCAGAAGCAGGCTGGAGCTTTACCCGCTGGTGTCAAATCGGTGGTTTGTGGGCATTTGTCGCCCTCCATGGTGCATTTGCCCTAATCGGCTTTATGCTGCGTCAGTTTGAGATATCGCGTCTAGTAGGGATTCGTCCTTACAATGCGATCGCTTTCTCTGGCCCCATCGCCGTATTCGTTTCAGTATTCTTGCTCTATCCTTTAGGACAGTCAAGCTGGTTCTTTGCACCCAGTTTAGGCGTAGCGGGAATCTTCCGTTTCATCCTGTTTGTTCAAGGATTCCACAACTTCACCCTTAATCCCTTCCACATGATGGGAGTAGCAGGTGTACTTGGTGGAGCATTACTCTGTGCAATTCACGGAGCAACAGTCGAAAACACCCTGTTTGATGACGGTGGCGAAGCTGACACCTTTAGAGCCTTTGAACCTACCCAAGCAGAAGAAACCTACAGTATGGTTACAGCCAACCGATTCTGGTCACAGATATTCGGGATTGCTTTTTCCAACAAACGTTGGTTGCACTTCTTTATGTTATTCGTACCCGTAACCGGACTATGGATGGCAAGTATCGGCATCATCGGTATTGCTTTGAACTTAAGAGCTTATGACTTCGTCTCTCAAGAGTTGAGAGCAGCCGAAGATCCTGAGTTTGAAACGTTCTACACTAAAAACATCTTGCTCAACGAAGGTCTAAGAGCATGGATGGCATCACAAGACCAACCACATCAAAACTTTGAATTCCCAGAGGAGGTTCTACCACGTGGTAACGCTCTCTAA
- a CDS encoding photosystem I assembly protein Ycf4: MTTNKTKQQTLRQNILGSRRFSNFLWASIVSMGGVGFLLAGLSSYLKTNLLIVSDTSELQFIPQGVALTFYGVAGLLLASYLWLLLVWNVGGGYNEFSKETGKITISRQGYPGKNRQVEVQIPIDEVQSIRAEIREGLTPKRSLYLRSKKRRDVPLTRVGEPIALSTLENQGAELARFLEVPLEGL; the protein is encoded by the coding sequence ATGACCACTAATAAAACCAAACAACAAACACTTAGACAAAATATTTTAGGCTCTCGCAGGTTTAGCAACTTCTTATGGGCAAGTATAGTATCTATGGGTGGAGTCGGATTTCTGTTAGCAGGATTATCTAGTTATCTCAAAACTAATTTGCTGATCGTCTCTGATACTAGTGAATTACAGTTTATTCCTCAAGGAGTTGCTCTTACTTTTTATGGCGTTGCTGGTTTGCTTTTGGCTAGCTATTTGTGGCTACTCCTTGTGTGGAATGTAGGTGGAGGCTACAACGAATTTAGTAAAGAAACGGGCAAAATAACAATTTCTCGCCAGGGATATCCAGGCAAAAATCGCCAAGTTGAGGTACAAATACCTATTGATGAAGTTCAATCCATTAGAGCCGAAATCAGAGAAGGTTTAACCCCCAAACGCTCTTTGTATTTGCGTTCTAAAAAAAGAAGAGATGTTCCTCTGACTCGTGTTGGTGAACCCATCGCTTTATCTACTTTGGAAAATCAAGGCGCAGAGTTGGCAAGATTTCTCGAAGTTCCTTTAGAAGGATTGTAA
- a CDS encoding RtcB family protein, whose product MPHEQLDLASDKPVLSWANHNLGNNEAQMAKNVASLPFVFKHVALMPDVHLGKGALVGSVIATKDAVIPAAVGVDIGCGMAAVKLPFTGDRVEGKLKKIRHQIERSIPVGRWGNKRIESNVTNWQGWRDFKELHPGVQDLDDKALQQMGSLGGGNHFIELCLDTDNYVWLMLHSGSRHIGNKLAQCHISTGKKLAELADLSLPDPDLAYFVAGTPEFEAYWRDLQWAQNYARFNRDVMMGRFKKLVEDFVTGGKTTKPLLSVNCHHNYAEKEIHFGEDVYVTRKGAVRAEKEDYGIIPGSMGTKSYIIKGRGNHDSYCSCSHGAGRLMSRTKAKKEFTLEDVIAQTQGVECRKDSKIIDEIPGAYKPIEQVMANQSDLVEVVATLKQIVCVKG is encoded by the coding sequence ATGCCACACGAACAATTAGATTTAGCAAGTGACAAACCAGTTTTATCTTGGGCAAACCATAATCTTGGTAATAATGAAGCCCAAATGGCAAAAAACGTAGCCTCTCTCCCATTTGTATTTAAGCACGTGGCACTTATGCCTGATGTTCATTTGGGAAAAGGTGCGTTAGTAGGCTCAGTAATTGCCACAAAAGATGCGGTGATTCCTGCTGCTGTGGGTGTAGATATAGGTTGCGGGATGGCTGCGGTTAAGCTGCCCTTTACAGGCGATCGCGTCGAAGGTAAACTAAAAAAAATTCGTCATCAAATAGAGCGATCGATTCCCGTTGGCAGATGGGGAAATAAAAGAATTGAAAGCAACGTTACCAATTGGCAAGGATGGCGAGATTTTAAAGAATTGCATCCAGGGGTGCAGGATTTAGACGACAAGGCACTGCAACAAATGGGTTCTCTCGGTGGAGGAAATCACTTTATCGAACTCTGTTTGGATACAGACAACTATGTCTGGTTGATGCTGCATTCTGGTTCTAGACACATCGGCAACAAACTGGCGCAGTGTCATATTTCTACGGGAAAAAAACTAGCAGAATTAGCCGATCTTAGTTTGCCCGATCCTGACTTAGCTTATTTTGTGGCTGGTACGCCTGAATTTGAGGCATATTGGCGCGATTTACAGTGGGCGCAAAATTATGCTCGTTTCAATCGAGACGTGATGATGGGGCGTTTTAAAAAGCTAGTAGAGGATTTTGTCACGGGAGGTAAAACAACTAAGCCTTTGTTATCTGTAAACTGTCACCATAATTACGCCGAAAAAGAAATTCACTTTGGCGAGGATGTCTATGTGACTCGTAAAGGTGCAGTGCGGGCAGAAAAAGAAGATTATGGAATTATTCCTGGTTCAATGGGAACTAAATCTTATATTATCAAAGGCAGAGGCAATCATGATAGCTATTGCTCTTGTTCCCATGGCGCAGGAAGATTAATGTCTCGTACCAAAGCTAAAAAAGAGTTTACGCTTGAAGATGTAATCGCACAAACCCAAGGAGTTGAATGTCGTAAAGATAGCAAAATCATCGATGAAATTCCTGGGGCATACAAGCCGATAGAGCAAGTTATGGCAAATCAGTCTGATTTAGTTGAAGTTGTTGCTACTCTCAAGCAGATTGTTTGTGTTAAAGGATAA
- a CDS encoding peptidylprolyl isomerase, which yields MAKNNKEWLIKMFSLLLISSMILGGCATSATNISQSSSSSDNLTNNQAQTAIAKDKNSNKEMSNNLPQLEGMAKVEFQVNGSPIIMEINGKEAPTTAGNFVDLVSQGVYDGLVFHRVIPGFVAQGGDPQGKDPNFRGQLGTGGFTDPATGSERRIPLEIKLEGEDKPTYSKAKLSGSDVVLKHDRGAIAMARSQMPDSASSQFYIALEDLPSLDGDYAVFGKVVEGMDVVDKIKQGDRITSAKVIEGMENLKK from the coding sequence ATGGCTAAAAACAATAAAGAATGGTTGATTAAGATGTTTTCTTTGCTGCTGATTAGCAGCATGATTTTGGGAGGCTGCGCTACATCAGCTACAAATATTTCCCAATCAAGTTCATCATCTGATAATCTGACAAATAACCAAGCACAAACGGCGATCGCCAAAGATAAAAATAGTAATAAAGAAATGAGTAATAATTTGCCCCAACTAGAGGGGATGGCGAAAGTCGAATTTCAGGTTAATGGTTCACCAATAATCATGGAAATAAACGGTAAAGAAGCTCCAACAACGGCAGGAAATTTTGTTGATTTAGTTTCTCAAGGTGTTTACGACGGATTAGTATTTCACCGCGTTATTCCTGGCTTTGTAGCTCAGGGTGGCGATCCTCAAGGTAAAGATCCAAACTTCCGTGGACAATTGGGAACAGGAGGATTTACAGATCCTGCCACTGGTTCTGAAAGACGTATTCCTTTAGAAATCAAACTAGAAGGAGAGGATAAGCCTACTTATAGCAAAGCTAAACTTTCTGGTTCTGATGTCGTTCTCAAGCACGATCGCGGTGCAATTGCCATGGCGCGTTCACAAATGCCTGATTCAGCTTCTTCACAGTTTTATATTGCTTTAGAAGATTTACCTTCCCTCGATGGCGACTATGCCGTATTTGGCAAGGTTGTTGAAGGAATGGATGTGGTTGATAAAATTAAGCAAGGCGATCGCATTACTTCAGCCAAAGTCATCGAAGGCATGGAAAACCTCAAGAAATAG
- a CDS encoding globin family protein has product MSLQIELLEESFEKIKPQANNFVDSFYKNLFIASPEVKPLFAHTNMEEQKQKLLASLILIVENLKIPSVINSSLKGLGARHIKYGALPEHYPFIGSALLTTFEQYLKSEWTPEVKQAWVDAYGTVAEIMLDGADYSKEDITLQTATDIKKASHSKNNLLLFWGAGVVAVILLLSIILGVTQLRHESKIKNTVPEPKLVN; this is encoded by the coding sequence ATGTCTTTACAAATTGAATTACTAGAAGAAAGTTTTGAAAAAATTAAGCCTCAAGCAAACAACTTTGTAGATAGTTTTTACAAAAATTTATTTATAGCTAGTCCAGAAGTAAAACCTTTATTTGCTCATACTAATATGGAAGAACAGAAACAAAAACTTTTGGCTTCTCTTATCTTGATAGTAGAAAACCTCAAAATTCCTAGCGTAATTAACAGCAGCCTAAAAGGTTTGGGAGCAAGACATATTAAGTATGGCGCACTTCCAGAACATTACCCTTTTATTGGTTCGGCTCTTTTGACAACATTTGAACAATACTTAAAAAGCGAATGGACTCCTGAAGTAAAGCAGGCTTGGGTGGATGCTTATGGTACTGTTGCAGAAATTATGTTAGATGGAGCAGATTACTCTAAAGAAGATATAACACTACAAACAGCAACTGATATTAAAAAAGCATCACATTCTAAAAATAATCTTTTGCTTTTTTGGGGTGCTGGAGTAGTAGCTGTAATTCTTCTGCTTTCTATCATATTGGGCGTTACTCAATTAAGACATGAATCGAAAATTAAAAACACTGTCCCAGAACCTAAGCTAGTTAACTAG
- a CDS encoding beta-ketoacyl-ACP synthase has translation MQNIRHDVVVTGIGLISCLGSLQTTWSSIVQGKSGIKLQQPFAELPVYPLGLINSQPSRIDNLTQKILLATLIDAKLQIPLLECGVVIGSSRGCQATWEELIVQKDGHILNWLETLPHQSAIATAQYLQTNAPVSAPTAACATGIWALARGYELIKTGRCERVFAGAVEAPITPLTLAAFERMGALASTGCYPFDVKREGLVLGEGGAMFVLETGESATRRQAKIYGKISGFGLTCDAHHISAPKATNGSAARAIKQALERSNLEVQAIDYIHAHGTSTSLNDRHEAQLIKHIFPQGVAVSSTKGATGHTLGASGAINVALTLIEMKHSYLLPCVGLINSEFNLDLVTQPRKKQVHHAMCFSFGFGGQNAVITLSK, from the coding sequence ATGCAGAATATTAGACATGACGTTGTTGTCACTGGGATAGGATTAATCTCGTGTCTCGGTTCACTCCAAACAACCTGGTCAAGTATTGTGCAGGGTAAATCAGGGATCAAACTCCAGCAGCCTTTCGCTGAACTCCCAGTTTATCCTTTGGGCTTAATTAACTCTCAACCGAGCAGAATAGATAATTTAACCCAGAAAATTCTGCTTGCTACCCTCATAGACGCTAAGTTACAAATTCCTTTGCTTGAATGTGGCGTGGTTATAGGTTCGAGTCGTGGTTGCCAAGCAACCTGGGAAGAATTAATAGTTCAAAAAGATGGTCATATTCTTAACTGGTTAGAAACTCTACCTCATCAAAGCGCGATCGCAACTGCTCAATATTTACAAACCAATGCACCTGTTTCAGCTCCAACGGCTGCTTGCGCTACGGGAATCTGGGCATTAGCCAGAGGCTATGAGTTAATTAAAACTGGTCGATGTGAAAGAGTATTTGCTGGTGCAGTTGAAGCTCCAATTACGCCTTTGACTCTGGCTGCTTTTGAGCGCATGGGAGCATTAGCATCTACAGGCTGTTATCCTTTTGATGTTAAGCGAGAAGGACTGGTTTTGGGAGAAGGAGGAGCAATGTTTGTTTTAGAAACAGGAGAGTCAGCAACTCGCCGTCAAGCAAAAATTTACGGCAAAATATCAGGCTTTGGATTAACCTGCGATGCCCACCACATTAGCGCACCCAAGGCGACAAATGGTAGTGCAGCCAGAGCGATCAAACAAGCTTTAGAGCGAAGTAATTTAGAAGTTCAGGCGATCGACTATATTCATGCTCACGGTACTAGTACGTCTTTAAACGATCGCCATGAGGCACAGTTAATTAAACATATATTTCCTCAAGGAGTTGCCGTAAGCTCTACCAAAGGAGCCACAGGACATACTTTAGGCGCATCAGGGGCAATTAATGTGGCATTGACTCTCATAGAAATGAAGCATAGCTATTTACTCCCCTGTGTAGGTTTAATTAATTCTGAATTTAACTTAGATTTAGTTACTCAGCCAAGAAAAAAACAGGTGCATCATGCCATGTGCTTCAGCTTTGGCTTTGGAGGACAGAATGCCGTAATAACCTTGAGTAAATAA